From a region of the Spelaeicoccus albus genome:
- the arc gene encoding proteasome ATPase, with the protein MTENTHPERDPAADRELRAEVMGLRRDLHDVSLRNTRLVETLSNAREELVRLKAEAEQLAQPPNSFGTVLAVTTGGDSVLVDVLQAGRKMRVSVSADINPDDLVVGREVTLNESLVIVAVCDFERTGELYSVKEFLGDDRALVIGHADDERVVTLSGELRNGSVRVGDALTVDTRSGLGYEKIPRAEVQNLVLEEVPDIGYRDVGGLNAQIEQIQDAVELPFLHSDLYREHNLRAPKGILLYGPPGCGKTLIAKAVANALSKRVGELRGTESERRTEAKSYFLNIKGPELLDKYVGETERHIRLIFARAREKASEGSPVVVFFDEMDSLFRTRGTGVSSDVETTIVPQLLSEIDGVERLDNVIVIGASNREDMIDPAILRPGRLDVKIKIERPDADAAIDIFGKYLTPDLPLHPDDLAEHGGDAARTVANMIQRTVERMYADDESNEFLEVTYANGDKEILYFKDFASGAMIQNIVDRAKKAAIKDFLGSGTRGLRVDHLLAACVDEFREHEDLPNTTNPDDWAKISGKKGERIVYIRTIIQSKEGTVTGKSIDTLNNTGQYL; encoded by the coding sequence ATGACCGAGAACACACATCCGGAACGTGACCCTGCGGCGGATCGAGAGCTTCGCGCCGAGGTGATGGGCCTGCGTCGCGATTTGCACGATGTATCGCTTCGGAACACCCGACTTGTCGAAACGCTGTCGAACGCCCGCGAAGAACTCGTGCGGTTGAAGGCCGAAGCCGAGCAGCTCGCGCAGCCGCCGAACAGCTTCGGCACGGTGCTTGCCGTGACGACCGGCGGCGACAGCGTGCTCGTCGACGTGTTGCAGGCCGGCCGCAAAATGCGCGTGTCGGTGTCGGCCGACATCAACCCGGACGATCTTGTGGTCGGGCGCGAAGTGACGTTGAACGAGTCGCTCGTCATAGTGGCTGTCTGCGATTTTGAGCGGACCGGCGAGCTCTATTCGGTCAAGGAGTTCTTGGGCGACGATCGCGCGCTCGTGATCGGGCATGCGGACGATGAGCGCGTCGTCACGCTGTCGGGCGAACTGAGGAACGGCTCGGTGCGTGTGGGCGACGCGTTGACGGTGGACACGCGATCGGGCCTCGGATACGAGAAAATTCCCCGCGCCGAGGTGCAAAACCTCGTGCTCGAGGAGGTTCCCGACATCGGGTACCGCGACGTGGGCGGCCTCAACGCGCAGATCGAGCAGATTCAGGACGCCGTCGAGCTGCCTTTCCTGCACTCGGATCTTTACCGCGAGCACAATTTGCGCGCCCCGAAGGGGATCCTGCTGTACGGCCCGCCCGGCTGCGGCAAAACACTGATCGCCAAGGCAGTTGCCAACGCGCTTTCCAAACGCGTCGGCGAACTGCGCGGAACGGAGTCCGAGCGCCGCACCGAGGCAAAGAGCTATTTCTTGAACATCAAGGGCCCGGAACTTCTCGACAAGTACGTGGGCGAAACGGAACGGCATATCCGGCTGATCTTTGCCCGAGCGCGCGAAAAGGCATCGGAAGGGTCGCCGGTGGTGGTGTTCTTCGACGAGATGGATTCGCTGTTCCGTACCCGCGGCACGGGTGTGTCGTCGGACGTCGAAACCACTATCGTGCCGCAACTGCTCAGCGAGATCGATGGAGTGGAACGCCTCGACAACGTAATAGTGATCGGCGCGTCGAACCGTGAGGACATGATCGATCCGGCAATTCTGCGCCCCGGCCGGCTGGACGTGAAGATCAAGATCGAGCGGCCGGACGCCGATGCGGCGATCGACATCTTCGGCAAATACTTGACGCCCGACCTTCCGCTGCATCCGGACGATCTCGCCGAACACGGAGGCGATGCCGCTCGGACCGTGGCCAATATGATTCAGCGCACCGTCGAACGGATGTACGCGGACGACGAGTCGAACGAGTTCCTCGAGGTCACCTACGCCAACGGCGACAAGGAGATACTCTACTTCAAGGACTTCGCGTCCGGTGCCATGATCCAAAATATCGTCGACCGGGCCAAGAAGGCTGCCATCAAGGACTTCCTGGGCAGCGGAACCCGAGGACTGCGAGTGGATCACCTGTTGGCCGCATGCGTCGACGAGTTCCGCGAGCACGAAGATCTGCCCAATACGACGAACCCGGACGATTGGGCGAAGATCTCCGGCAAGAAGGGTGAGCGGATCGTGTACATCCGCACCATCATCCAGAGCAAGGAAGGCACCGTGACGGGCAAATCGATCGATACCCTGAACAACACCGGCCAATACCTGTAA
- a CDS encoding site-2 protease family protein, which produces MPSSETPAVEDAQQYRGLRLGTILGAPVVLSWSWFIAAIIIIVIFTPWVSGYGVPMPLSIVVAFSYAVLLFVSVFLHELAHAIAAKVYGHDIIGIELNVWGGYTHFTSDSGRTDGSPAVRSLVVSVVGPLTNLFLALAGWLILHGTALGSVTWLLLFAITFANLALGVVNLLPGLPLDGGRALEAAVWGATKRRNQATIVAAWAGQVIAILAVVVILGSSMVRGARPSVFTVLWAGLIGYFLFTSAHAELKGAKMRERVEKFNLQRVVAPAVAVRSEATVADVLSLEPRVAAGSATAVVFDETSKPWALVNAAAVRSVAEPVRADTPIAGCSHVIDHWLVMHAGISTPDIISALSQQPGTAHVFFVHDAVITGYLDVQHLYAALVDR; this is translated from the coding sequence ATGCCGAGTTCAGAAACGCCTGCGGTCGAGGATGCCCAGCAATACCGCGGGCTTCGACTCGGTACGATCCTCGGCGCCCCGGTAGTGCTGTCCTGGTCATGGTTCATTGCGGCAATCATCATCATCGTGATCTTCACGCCGTGGGTGTCCGGCTACGGCGTGCCGATGCCGCTGTCGATAGTCGTGGCATTCTCGTACGCCGTGCTGCTCTTTGTATCGGTTTTTCTGCACGAGCTTGCCCACGCAATCGCCGCCAAGGTATACGGCCACGACATCATCGGCATCGAGCTGAACGTGTGGGGCGGGTACACGCACTTCACCTCGGATTCGGGACGGACCGACGGCTCGCCTGCCGTGCGCTCGCTCGTCGTCTCCGTGGTCGGGCCGCTCACGAATCTGTTTCTGGCTCTGGCCGGATGGCTCATCCTGCACGGCACTGCTCTCGGCTCGGTCACGTGGCTCCTCTTGTTCGCCATTACCTTCGCCAACCTGGCTCTCGGCGTCGTCAATCTGCTTCCGGGCTTGCCGTTGGACGGCGGTCGAGCACTCGAGGCGGCCGTCTGGGGTGCCACCAAACGCCGGAACCAGGCAACGATCGTCGCGGCCTGGGCGGGCCAGGTCATCGCGATCCTGGCCGTGGTCGTGATCCTCGGCTCGTCGATGGTCCGCGGCGCGCGCCCGTCGGTCTTCACTGTGCTCTGGGCCGGTTTGATCGGCTACTTCCTGTTCACCTCGGCGCACGCCGAACTGAAGGGCGCGAAAATGCGCGAGCGGGTTGAGAAATTCAACTTGCAGCGGGTGGTCGCCCCGGCCGTGGCAGTTCGGAGCGAAGCGACAGTAGCCGATGTGTTGTCGCTCGAGCCGCGAGTGGCCGCCGGAAGCGCCACGGCAGTGGTGTTCGACGAAACGTCGAAGCCGTGGGCGCTCGTGAACGCGGCGGCCGTCCGATCCGTCGCCGAGCCCGTGCGAGCCGACACTCCGATTGCCGGCTGCAGCCACGTCATCGACCACTGGCTCGTCATGCACGCCGGAATTTCCACGCCCGACATCATCTCGGCACTGTCCCAGCAACCGGGCACTGCGCATGTCTTCTTCGTTCACGACGCGGTGATCACCGGCTACCTCGATGTGCAGCATCTTTACGCCGCACTCGTCGATCGCTGA
- a CDS encoding tRNA (adenine-N1)-methyltransferase: MTQPDPSGRPESSDQAAPTGSQRWRGPFRAGDRVQLTDAKGRMNTITLVAGKTFHTHRGHFEHDDLIGAPEGSVISGTGTTEYLALRPLLSDYVLSMPRGAAVVYPKDAGQVVQMADIFPGARVVEAGVGSGALSMSLLRAVGDDGYLHSFERRREFAQIAQGNAREFFGCDHPAWTVSVGDLAETLPDAEPAGSIDRVVLDMLAPWECLDAVAHALAPGGVLIGYVATATQLSRTAEALRADGRFTEPDAWESMVRGWHLDGLAVRPEHRMIGHTGFLISARRLADGAVPPKRRRRPQGTEATDEDKAAWTEGKDFTDDSLGVRPVSDKKIRRVLRDTDG; the protein is encoded by the coding sequence GTGACGCAGCCCGATCCGTCCGGCCGGCCGGAATCGTCGGACCAGGCCGCCCCGACCGGTTCGCAGCGCTGGCGCGGCCCGTTCCGCGCCGGCGACCGCGTACAGTTGACCGACGCCAAGGGCAGGATGAACACCATCACCCTCGTCGCCGGCAAGACCTTCCACACGCATCGCGGCCATTTCGAGCACGACGATTTGATCGGGGCACCCGAGGGGTCCGTCATCAGCGGCACCGGCACCACCGAGTACCTGGCTCTGCGCCCGCTGCTGTCCGACTACGTGCTGTCCATGCCCCGCGGAGCCGCCGTGGTCTACCCCAAGGACGCCGGCCAAGTCGTCCAGATGGCCGATATTTTCCCGGGGGCCCGCGTCGTCGAGGCCGGTGTCGGCTCGGGAGCGTTGTCCATGTCGTTGCTCCGGGCAGTCGGGGACGACGGGTACCTGCACTCGTTCGAACGCAGACGAGAGTTCGCGCAGATCGCCCAGGGCAATGCACGCGAGTTCTTCGGCTGCGATCATCCGGCTTGGACCGTGTCGGTCGGCGACCTGGCCGAGACGCTTCCCGACGCCGAACCGGCCGGCAGTATCGACCGCGTCGTGCTCGACATGCTCGCGCCGTGGGAATGCCTGGACGCCGTCGCCCATGCCTTGGCGCCGGGCGGAGTGCTCATCGGATACGTGGCAACCGCCACCCAACTGTCCCGCACGGCCGAAGCGCTGCGGGCCGATGGACGCTTTACGGAGCCGGACGCCTGGGAATCAATGGTTCGCGGCTGGCACCTGGACGGTTTGGCAGTGCGGCCGGAGCATCGGATGATCGGACATACCGGTTTCTTGATCTCGGCCCGTCGGCTGGCCGACGGCGCGGTGCCGCCCAAACGCCGCCGCCGTCCGCAAGGCACCGAGGCCACGGACGAGGACAAAGCCGCCTGGACCGAGGGCAAGGACTTCACGGACGACTCGTTGGGCGTGCGCCCCGTCTCAGATAAGAAGATCCGCCGCGTGCTACGAGATACCGACGGCTGA
- the gndA gene encoding NADP-dependent phosphogluconate dehydrogenase: MTTAQIGVTGLAVMGANLARNFARNGYTVALHNRTKARTDQLVADHGSEGDFVPTETLEEFVAALERPRRVLIMVKAGDPVDAVIDEITPLLEAGDIVIDGGNSQYTDTRRREASLSELGLHFVGIGVSGGEEGALNGPSIMPGGSAESYRSLGPMLEKISAHVGDDPCCAWIGTDGAGHFVKMVHNGIEYADMQLIGEAHDLLRSVAGIEPEEQSGIFADWNTGDLASFLIEITAEVLAHRDAATGKPFIDVVVDSAGQKGTGRWTVASALDLGSPASGIAESVFARALSSQRDQREEARNVLSGPEPAGEADESFVDDVRQALYASKLVSYAQGFDIIVRGADEYGWDLNLSEIASLWRGGCIIRADLLDVIRRAYRDQRPANLLFAPEFADAIAKAAPAWRRVVAAAVQSGVPVPAFSASLAYYDALRRDRLPAALTQGLRDLFGAHTYQREDAEGTFHTMWGQDKREVRQ; the protein is encoded by the coding sequence ATGACAACCGCTCAGATAGGCGTCACCGGACTCGCCGTGATGGGGGCCAATCTGGCCCGGAATTTTGCCCGCAACGGCTACACCGTCGCCCTGCATAACCGCACCAAGGCACGCACGGACCAGCTGGTCGCCGACCACGGCTCGGAAGGCGACTTCGTGCCGACCGAAACGCTCGAGGAGTTCGTCGCGGCATTGGAGCGTCCGCGCCGCGTGCTCATCATGGTGAAGGCCGGCGACCCCGTCGATGCGGTGATCGACGAGATCACTCCGCTGCTGGAAGCCGGCGACATCGTCATCGACGGCGGCAATTCGCAATATACCGACACCCGACGCCGTGAGGCGTCGCTGTCCGAACTGGGTCTGCATTTCGTCGGCATCGGCGTCTCCGGCGGTGAAGAAGGCGCCTTGAACGGTCCGTCCATCATGCCGGGCGGATCGGCCGAGTCGTACCGGTCGCTGGGCCCCATGCTTGAAAAGATCTCGGCCCACGTCGGCGACGACCCTTGCTGTGCCTGGATCGGCACCGACGGCGCGGGACATTTCGTGAAGATGGTGCACAACGGCATCGAATACGCCGATATGCAGCTGATCGGCGAAGCGCACGACTTGTTGCGGTCCGTAGCCGGTATCGAGCCGGAAGAACAGTCCGGGATCTTCGCCGACTGGAACACCGGCGACCTGGCGTCGTTCCTGATCGAAATCACGGCCGAAGTGCTTGCGCACCGCGATGCCGCGACGGGCAAACCGTTCATCGACGTCGTCGTGGACAGCGCCGGGCAAAAGGGCACCGGCCGCTGGACCGTCGCCTCGGCGCTTGACCTCGGCTCACCGGCCAGCGGCATCGCCGAGTCCGTGTTCGCCCGCGCCCTGTCGTCGCAGCGCGACCAGCGTGAAGAGGCGAGGAACGTGCTGTCCGGGCCCGAACCGGCCGGCGAAGCGGACGAGTCGTTCGTCGACGACGTCCGGCAAGCGCTCTATGCGTCGAAACTCGTCAGCTATGCGCAAGGGTTCGACATCATCGTGCGCGGCGCCGACGAATACGGTTGGGATCTCAATCTGTCGGAAATCGCCTCGTTGTGGCGCGGCGGGTGCATCATTCGCGCCGATCTGCTCGACGTCATTCGGCGAGCCTACCGTGATCAGCGCCCGGCAAACCTCTTGTTCGCCCCCGAGTTCGCCGATGCCATAGCCAAGGCTGCGCCGGCCTGGCGGCGTGTCGTGGCCGCCGCCGTTCAGTCCGGCGTGCCGGTGCCTGCGTTCTCGGCTTCGCTCGCGTACTACGACGCGCTCCGCCGCGACCGGCTGCCGGCGGCGCTCACGCAGGGTCTGCGCGACCTCTTCGGCGCCCACACCTATCAGCGTGAGGACGCCGAGGGCACGTTCCACACGATGTGGGGGCAGGACAAACGCGAGGTGCGTCAGTGA